Below is a genomic region from Methanosphaera sp. ISO3-F5.
ATATAAAAAAGGAGGAAAAAAATACAATGATAATAAACCACCACAAAATAAAACAAATCAAAAAAACATACAAAACAGGAACAAAAATAATACTAGACCACATGGAAGACATACAAGCAATACCACAAGGCACAAAAGGAACAGTAATGTACGTGGACGACATAGGACAAATACACGTAAACTGGGAGAATGGAAGCGGACTAGCATTAATACACGGTGTAGACGAATTCCACATAATACAATAAGGGGAGATGACAATTATGAAAATAAGTAATAGACAATTAAGCAAATTAACAAGAATAGAACCAAGCAACCTCATAATACATGAGTTGCAGAATATAATGATACAAGAAGACATAACAATGTACACCATGGCGGAAATACTAGAAAAACGATTAACCAATAAGGAAGTAAGTAGCATAAATCATGGGTACTGGAATGTTAGGGGAGTACTGGATATTATAGAAGTGTATGATCAATCAGGTGTACTGTTAGGATATAATGATTAATGACACCAAAAGTGTCACCAATTTTTATATACTGGTTACTATTAATATAATAATAGTAACCCCTAATAATCTGTAACACAATATAGGGGAAGTGGGAGAAATATGTTCATGGCAAAACAGCATATAAAAATAATAGAAAACAAAGGCAAAATAACACTAGAATATACACACAAAATACAACAAAAAAAGGTAATACGAAAAAACAAGGGCATGACAGAAAACAAATTCAGTCTAGGAACCATGCCACCAGAAATAATAGACTACTTCAACGTAGAAGACCGCAGAATATTCTTCTACGAAAAAAACCACAAAGTATACATTACCAGCAGGAGACCAACCATTGAACACCAGGAAATTAAGGTGCAAAAACAAGGAGCTTACAGTATACCTAGAAGTTTTTTTCCAGATGCTGATAAGTATGATGAAGTATGCCTACGTTTGGATTTGTCAAGGTGTGATGACTATAAGAACGGATTAGGTGTTTTGAGCATAGAGTTGATATAAATGATAAGTGACGAACAAAAAAATTCCATATTTTTACTTGAAAATAATCTGGTTAAAAGGATACTACACGAAATGATGCAGATTAAACCAAAACATCTAGTAA
It encodes:
- a CDS encoding DUF4314 domain-containing protein — protein: MIINHHKIKQIKKTYKTGTKIILDHMEDIQAIPQGTKGTVMYVDDIGQIHVNWENGSGLALIHGVDEFHIIQ